The Roseovarius indicus genome has a segment encoding these proteins:
- a CDS encoding MAPEG family protein, whose protein sequence is METRRKIAVGMAAGVAWSFAVLIGAAMFVQLPVFALMPTIMTAFLAPGLVMIAMVGRLAQRRFFDDAIIDGEAFSGAAAIDQRVLSNTVEQLVLAMAVWPAAAVLLGAEGPGVILVLGVAFAVARLAFWFGYHRAPPLRAFGFAATFYPTVLVALWALWRVVI, encoded by the coding sequence ATGGAGACGCGGCGGAAGATTGCGGTTGGCATGGCGGCCGGGGTGGCCTGGTCTTTTGCCGTGCTTATCGGGGCGGCGATGTTCGTGCAACTGCCGGTCTTCGCGCTGATGCCGACAATCATGACCGCGTTCCTTGCGCCCGGGCTGGTGATGATCGCCATGGTCGGGCGGCTGGCGCAGCGGCGGTTCTTCGATGACGCGATCATCGATGGCGAGGCGTTCAGCGGCGCGGCGGCGATCGATCAGCGGGTGCTGTCCAACACGGTCGAGCAGCTTGTGCTGGCGATGGCCGTCTGGCCTGCGGCGGCGGTGCTGCTGGGGGCCGAGGGCCCCGGTGTGATCCTGGTGCTGGGGGTGGCCTTTGCCGTGGCACGGCTGGCCTTCTGGTTCGGGTATCACCGGGCCCCGCCGCTGCGCGCCTTCGGGTTCGCGGCGACGTTCTACCCGACGGTCCTGGTGGCGCTGTGGGCGCTGTGGCGCGTCGTGATCTGA
- the scpA gene encoding methylmalonyl-CoA mutase yields the protein MASKKDDWREIAEKELKNRTLDDLTWKTLEGIDVSPVYTAEDVEGLDHLGSIPGEAPFTRGVKATMYAGRPWTIRQYAGFSTAEESNAFYRRNLAAGQQGVSVAFDLATHRGYDSDHPRVTGDVGKAGVAIDSVEDMKILFDGIPLDQVSVSMTMNGAVIPILASFIVAGEEQGHDKSVLSGTIQNDILKEFMVRNTYVYPPEPSMRIVADIIEFTAWEMPRFNSISISGYHMQEAGANLVQELAFTLADGREYVRAAIHRGMDVDKFAGRLSFFFAIGMNFFMEAAKLRAARLLWHRVMSEFEPKNPRSSMLRTHCQTSGVSLQEQDPYNNVVRTAYEAMSAVLGGTQSLHTNALDEAIALPTDFSARIARNTQLILQEETGVTNVVDPLAGSYYVEKLTHDLAEKAWALMEEVEEMGGMTKAVASGMPKLRIEETAATRQAMIDRGDEVIVGVNKYRKDKEDPIDILSIDNNEVRRSQIAALERIRANRDEAACTKALEELERRAKEGGNLLEGAVEAARARATVGEISMSMEKVFGRHRAEVKTLAGVYGAAYEGDDGFAAIQKSVEEFAEEEGRRPRMLVVKMGQDGHDRGAKVIATAFADIGFDVDVGPLFQTPDEAAQDAIDNDVHVVGISSQAAGHKTLAPQLIDALKEKDAGDIIVICGGVIPQQDYDFLKEAGVKAIFGPGTNIPEAAQDILKLIREARG from the coding sequence ATGGCATCGAAGAAAGATGACTGGCGCGAGATCGCCGAGAAGGAACTGAAGAACCGCACGCTGGACGACCTGACGTGGAAGACGCTGGAAGGCATCGACGTCAGCCCGGTCTACACGGCGGAGGATGTCGAGGGGCTGGATCACCTGGGCTCGATCCCCGGCGAGGCGCCGTTTACCCGCGGGGTGAAGGCCACGATGTATGCGGGCCGGCCGTGGACCATCCGGCAATATGCCGGCTTCTCGACGGCGGAGGAATCGAATGCCTTCTACCGCCGCAACCTGGCTGCCGGGCAGCAGGGGGTTTCGGTGGCCTTCGACCTGGCCACGCACCGCGGCTATGACAGCGATCACCCGCGGGTGACGGGCGATGTCGGCAAGGCGGGTGTGGCCATCGATTCGGTCGAGGACATGAAGATCCTGTTCGACGGTATCCCGCTCGACCAGGTTTCCGTCAGCATGACGATGAACGGCGCCGTGATCCCGATCCTGGCCAGTTTCATCGTCGCGGGCGAGGAGCAGGGGCACGACAAGTCGGTCCTGTCGGGGACGATCCAGAACGACATCCTCAAGGAATTCATGGTGCGCAACACCTATGTCTATCCGCCGGAGCCGTCGATGCGGATCGTGGCCGACATCATCGAGTTCACCGCGTGGGAAATGCCGCGCTTCAACTCGATCTCGATCTCGGGCTACCACATGCAGGAGGCGGGCGCGAACCTGGTGCAGGAGCTGGCCTTTACCCTGGCCGACGGGCGGGAGTATGTGCGCGCGGCGATCCATCGGGGGATGGACGTGGACAAGTTCGCGGGCCGGCTGAGCTTCTTCTTCGCCATCGGCATGAATTTCTTCATGGAGGCCGCCAAGCTGCGGGCCGCGAGGCTGTTGTGGCACCGGGTGATGAGCGAGTTCGAACCGAAGAACCCGCGCTCGTCGATGCTGCGGACACACTGCCAGACCTCCGGTGTGTCTTTGCAGGAGCAGGACCCTTACAACAACGTCGTGCGCACCGCCTACGAGGCGATGAGCGCGGTGCTGGGCGGCACGCAGTCGCTGCACACCAACGCGCTCGACGAGGCGATTGCGCTGCCGACGGATTTCAGCGCGCGGATCGCGCGGAACACCCAGCTGATCCTGCAGGAAGAGACGGGCGTCACCAACGTGGTCGACCCGCTGGCGGGCTCGTATTACGTCGAGAAGCTGACCCATGACCTGGCCGAGAAGGCCTGGGCGCTGATGGAAGAGGTCGAGGAGATGGGCGGCATGACCAAGGCGGTGGCCAGCGGCATGCCCAAACTGCGCATCGAGGAGACCGCCGCCACCCGGCAGGCGATGATCGACCGGGGCGACGAGGTGATCGTGGGCGTCAACAAGTACCGCAAGGACAAGGAAGACCCGATCGATATCCTGTCGATCGACAACAACGAGGTGCGCCGCTCGCAGATCGCCGCGCTTGAACGCATCCGCGCCAACCGCGACGAGGCGGCCTGTACCAAGGCGCTGGAAGAACTGGAACGCCGCGCGAAAGAGGGCGGCAACCTGCTGGAAGGGGCGGTCGAGGCCGCCCGGGCCCGCGCCACTGTCGGAGAGATCAGCATGAGCATGGAAAAGGTATTCGGCCGGCACAGGGCCGAGGTGAAGACGCTGGCCGGCGTCTATGGCGCGGCCTACGAGGGCGATGACGGCTTTGCCGCGATCCAGAAATCGGTGGAGGAATTCGCCGAGGAGGAGGGCCGCCGGCCGCGGATGCTGGTGGTGAAGATGGGGCAGGACGGGCATGACCGCGGCGCCAAGGTGATCGCCACGGCCTTTGCCGATATCGGCTTCGACGTCGATGTGGGCCCTCTCTTCCAGACGCCGGACGAGGCGGCGCAGGACGCCATCGACAACGACGTGCATGTGGTGGGGATTTCCTCGCAGGCGGCCGGGCACAAGACGCTGGCGCCGCAGCTCATTGACGCGCTGAAGGAAAAGGATGCCGGGGATATCATCGTGATCTGCGGCGGGGTCATTCCGCAGCAGGATTACGACTTCCTGAAGGAGGCCGGGGTTAAGGCGATCTTCGGACCGGGCACGAATATTCCGGAGGCGGCGCAGGATATCCTCAAGCTGATCCGCGAGGCGCGGGGGTAG
- a CDS encoding DUF4174 domain-containing protein — protein sequence MPKTLTLVFLSFLAALGVAGPAMSQDDLSRDELILPGSSVKLEDFMWIKRPLVVFADSPADPRYVQQMEYITERLDDLDRRDVVVLTDTDKGADTALRKELRPRGFMLVLIGKDGTIYLRKPLPWSVREISRVIDKLPMRQQEVRDRRGES from the coding sequence ATGCCTAAGACGTTAACCCTTGTTTTCCTGAGTTTTTTGGCCGCGCTCGGCGTGGCCGGTCCGGCCATGTCGCAAGATGACCTGTCCCGGGACGAGCTGATCCTGCCCGGAAGCAGCGTGAAACTCGAAGATTTCATGTGGATCAAGCGCCCGCTTGTCGTCTTCGCCGACAGCCCGGCCGACCCGCGATATGTCCAGCAGATGGAATACATCACCGAACGGCTCGACGATCTCGACCGGCGCGACGTCGTGGTCCTGACCGACACCGACAAGGGCGCCGATACCGCCCTGCGCAAGGAGTTGCGCCCGCGCGGCTTCATGCTGGTGCTCATCGGCAAGGACGGCACCATATATCTGCGCAAACCCCTGCCGTGGTCGGTGCGCGAAATCTCCCGCGTGATCGACAAGCTGCCCATGCGGCAGCAGGAAGTGCGCGACCGGCGCGGCGAAAGCTGA
- a CDS encoding acetyl-CoA carboxylase biotin carboxylase subunit: protein MFKKILIANRGEIACRVIKTARKMGISTVAIYSDADRNALHVQMADEAVHIGPPPASESYIVIDKVMEAIRQTGAEAVHPGYGFLSENPKFADALEKEGVAFIGPPKGAIEAMGDKITSKKIAQDAEVNTVPGHMGLIEDAEEALKISEEIGFPVMLKASAGGGGKGMRIAWNAEEVREGFQASKNEAASSFGDDRMFIEKFVTQPRHIEIQVLCDSHGNGVYLGERECSIQRRNQKVIEEAPSPFLDEETRKAMGEQAVALAHAVGYASAGTVEFIVDGEKNFYFLEMNTRLQVEHPVTELITGVDLVEQMIKVAAGEKLSISQDDVTLTGWAMESRLYAEDPYRNFLPSIGRLTRYRPPVEVSAGPLLESGKWQDEAGAGETAVRNDTGVYEGGEISMYYDPMIAKLCTWGKDRATAIEAMRVALDSFEIEGIGHNLPFLSAVMDHPKFVSGDMTTAFIAEEYPEGFEGVELGEPSLRRVAAGCAAMHRIAEIRRTRVSGRMDNHERHVGSDWVVTLQGQSFPVTIDADREGATVTFEDGTSHRLTSGWTPGDQLAELDVDGELLVLKVGKISGGFRIRTRGADLKVHVRTPRQAELAALMPEKLPPDTSKMLLCPMPGLVVSVAVEEGQEVQEGQALCTIEAMKMENILRAERKAVVTKINAGPGDSLAVDDVIMEFE, encoded by the coding sequence ATGTTCAAGAAAATCCTGATTGCCAACCGGGGCGAGATTGCCTGCCGCGTCATCAAGACCGCGCGCAAGATGGGCATTTCGACGGTGGCCATCTATTCGGATGCCGACCGCAACGCGCTGCATGTGCAGATGGCCGACGAGGCGGTGCATATCGGCCCGCCGCCGGCCTCTGAAAGCTACATCGTCATCGACAAGGTGATGGAGGCCATCCGCCAGACCGGCGCCGAGGCGGTGCATCCGGGCTATGGCTTCCTGTCGGAGAACCCCAAGTTCGCCGATGCGCTGGAGAAGGAAGGCGTGGCCTTCATCGGGCCGCCCAAGGGCGCGATCGAGGCGATGGGCGACAAGATCACCTCGAAGAAGATCGCCCAGGACGCGGAAGTGAACACCGTGCCGGGGCATATGGGGCTGATCGAGGATGCCGAGGAGGCGCTGAAGATCTCGGAGGAGATCGGTTTTCCGGTGATGCTGAAAGCCAGCGCCGGCGGCGGCGGCAAGGGGATGCGGATCGCATGGAATGCCGAGGAGGTGCGCGAGGGCTTCCAGGCGTCGAAGAACGAGGCCGCCAGCAGCTTTGGCGACGACCGGATGTTCATCGAGAAATTCGTGACGCAACCGCGGCATATCGAGATCCAGGTGCTGTGCGACAGCCATGGCAACGGGGTCTACCTGGGCGAGCGGGAATGCTCGATCCAGCGGCGGAACCAGAAGGTGATCGAGGAGGCGCCGAGCCCGTTCCTCGACGAGGAAACCCGCAAGGCGATGGGCGAGCAGGCCGTCGCGCTGGCCCATGCGGTGGGCTATGCCAGTGCCGGCACGGTGGAATTCATCGTCGATGGCGAGAAGAATTTCTATTTCCTCGAGATGAACACAAGGCTTCAGGTGGAGCACCCGGTGACGGAACTCATCACCGGCGTCGACCTGGTGGAGCAGATGATCAAGGTGGCCGCCGGCGAAAAGCTGTCGATCAGCCAGGATGACGTGACGCTGACCGGCTGGGCGATGGAAAGCCGGCTTTATGCCGAGGACCCGTATCGCAACTTCCTGCCCTCGATCGGGCGGCTGACGCGCTATCGCCCGCCGGTCGAGGTGTCGGCGGGCCCGCTTCTGGAAAGCGGCAAGTGGCAGGATGAGGCGGGCGCCGGCGAGACCGCCGTGCGCAACGATACCGGCGTCTATGAGGGCGGCGAGATTTCCATGTATTACGACCCGATGATCGCCAAGCTGTGTACCTGGGGCAAGGACCGGGCGACCGCGATCGAGGCGATGCGCGTGGCGCTCGACAGTTTCGAGATCGAGGGGATCGGGCATAACCTGCCGTTCCTGAGCGCGGTGATGGATCACCCGAAATTCGTTTCGGGCGACATGACGACGGCGTTCATCGCCGAGGAATACCCCGAGGGGTTCGAGGGCGTGGAGCTGGGCGAGCCGTCGCTGCGCCGGGTGGCGGCGGGCTGTGCCGCGATGCACCGGATCGCCGAGATCCGCCGGACCCGCGTGTCGGGCCGGATGGACAATCACGAGCGGCATGTGGGCAGCGACTGGGTCGTGACCCTGCAGGGGCAGAGCTTCCCCGTCACCATCGACGCCGACCGCGAGGGCGCCACGGTGACCTTCGAGGACGGCACCAGCCACCGGCTGACGAGCGGCTGGACGCCGGGCGATCAGCTGGCCGAGCTGGACGTGGATGGCGAATTGCTGGTGCTGAAGGTGGGCAAGATCTCGGGCGGGTTCCGTATCCGCACCCGGGGCGCCGACCTGAAGGTGCATGTGCGCACGCCCCGGCAGGCCGAGCTGGCGGCGTTAATGCCCGAGAAACTGCCGCCTGATACGTCGAAGATGCTGCTTTGCCCGATGCCGGGCCTTGTCGTCAGCGTGGCGGTCGAGGAAGGCCAGGAAGTTCAGGAGGGGCAGGCGCTTTGCACCATCGAGGCGATGAAGATGGAGAATATCCTGCGGGCCGAGAGAAAGGCCGTTGTCACCAAGATCAACGCCGGGCCGGGCGACAGCCTGGCGGTGGATGACGTGATCATGGAGTTCGAGTAA
- a CDS encoding DUF6497 family protein, with translation MTAAAAQQGEALEERFVLPSGLEAGLQEVLRQEGGTGPVLRFRFVAPGLDKGADFDAVSADLEYLCTSVALQAVPEAGDDGATIIISVGNKPSEFGVPDPDVVQVFEAYRVENGTCIWEVF, from the coding sequence TTGACCGCGGCTGCTGCCCAGCAGGGCGAGGCGTTGGAGGAGCGCTTCGTCCTGCCTTCGGGGCTGGAGGCCGGCTTGCAGGAGGTGCTGCGGCAGGAGGGCGGCACCGGGCCGGTGCTGCGGTTCCGCTTCGTGGCGCCGGGGCTCGACAAGGGGGCGGACTTTGACGCGGTGTCGGCCGACCTGGAGTACCTTTGCACCAGCGTGGCGCTGCAGGCGGTGCCCGAGGCCGGCGACGACGGGGCGACAATCATCATCTCGGTCGGGAACAAGCCGTCGGAATTCGGCGTACCCGATCCTGACGTGGTGCAGGTGTTCGAGGCGTACCGCGTCGAAAACGGCACCTGTATCTGGGAGGTTTTCTGA
- a CDS encoding acyl-CoA carboxylase subunit beta yields MKDILQELEDRRAEARLGGGQKRIDAQHAKGKLTARERIEILLDEGSFEEFDMFKTHRCIDFGMEESKLYGDGVITGWGTINGRQVYVFSQDFTVFGGSLSETHAEKICKVMDMALQNGAPIIGLNDSGGARIQEGVASLAGYAEVFQRNIEASGVIPQISVIMGPCAGGAVYSPAMTDFIFMVKDSSYMFVTGPDVVKTVTNEQVTAEELGGASTHTKKSSVADAAFENDVEALAEVRRLVDFLPLNNTEKSPVRPFFDEPGRKEPSLDTLIPDNPNTPYDMKELITKLADEGDFYEIQEDFAKNIITGFVRLEGRTVGVVANQPMVLAGCLDIDSSRKAARFVRFCDCFEIPILTLVDVPGFLPGTSQEYGGVIKHGAKLLYAFGEATVPKVTVITRKAYGGAYDVMSSKHLRGDFNYAWPTAEIAVMGAKGATEIIHRADLGDAEKIAAHTKNYEDRFANPFVAAERGFIDEVIQPNNTRMRVSRAFASLRKKKRSLPWKKHDNIPL; encoded by the coding sequence ATGAAGGATATCCTGCAGGAACTCGAGGACCGCCGCGCCGAGGCGCGCCTTGGCGGTGGCCAGAAACGCATCGACGCCCAGCACGCCAAGGGCAAGCTGACCGCCCGCGAACGGATCGAAATTCTGCTCGACGAGGGCAGCTTCGAAGAGTTCGACATGTTCAAGACCCACCGTTGCATCGACTTCGGGATGGAGGAGAGCAAGCTTTACGGCGACGGGGTGATCACCGGCTGGGGCACGATCAACGGTCGGCAGGTCTATGTGTTCAGCCAGGATTTCACCGTCTTCGGCGGCTCGCTGTCGGAAACCCATGCCGAGAAGATCTGCAAGGTGATGGACATGGCGCTTCAGAACGGCGCACCGATCATCGGCCTGAACGACTCGGGCGGCGCCCGGATCCAGGAGGGCGTGGCCAGCCTTGCGGGCTATGCCGAGGTCTTCCAGCGCAATATCGAGGCCTCGGGCGTCATTCCGCAGATCAGCGTGATCATGGGGCCCTGTGCCGGTGGCGCGGTCTATTCGCCGGCGATGACCGACTTCATCTTCATGGTGAAGGACAGCTCCTACATGTTCGTCACGGGGCCGGACGTGGTGAAGACCGTGACCAACGAGCAGGTGACGGCGGAAGAGCTGGGCGGGGCGAGCACGCATACGAAGAAGAGCTCGGTCGCGGACGCGGCTTTCGAGAACGATGTCGAGGCGCTGGCCGAGGTGCGGCGGCTGGTGGATTTCCTGCCGCTCAACAACACCGAGAAATCGCCGGTGCGCCCGTTCTTCGACGAGCCGGGCCGCAAGGAGCCCAGCCTCGACACGCTGATCCCCGACAACCCGAACACGCCCTACGACATGAAGGAGCTGATCACCAAGCTCGCGGACGAGGGCGATTTCTATGAAATCCAGGAGGATTTCGCGAAGAACATCATCACCGGCTTCGTGCGGCTGGAAGGCCGGACCGTGGGCGTGGTGGCGAACCAGCCGATGGTGCTGGCCGGGTGCCTGGATATCGACTCGAGCCGCAAGGCCGCGCGGTTCGTGCGGTTCTGCGACTGTTTCGAGATCCCGATCCTGACGCTGGTCGACGTGCCCGGCTTCCTGCCCGGGACGAGCCAGGAATATGGCGGGGTGATCAAGCATGGCGCGAAGCTGCTTTACGCGTTCGGCGAGGCGACGGTGCCCAAGGTGACGGTGATCACCCGGAAGGCCTATGGCGGGGCCTATGACGTGATGTCGTCGAAGCACCTGCGGGGCGATTTCAACTATGCCTGGCCCACCGCCGAGATCGCGGTGATGGGCGCCAAGGGGGCGACGGAGATCATCCACCGCGCCGACCTTGGCGATGCCGAGAAGATCGCGGCGCATACCAAGAACTACGAGGACCGGTTCGCCAACCCCTTCGTGGCGGCCGAGCGTGGCTTCATCGACGAGGTGATCCAGCCCAACAACACCCGGATGCGGGTGAGCCGGGCGTTTGCCAGCCTTCGGAAGAAGAAGCGCAGCCTGCCTTGGAAGAAGCACGACAATATTCCGCTGTAA
- a CDS encoding multidrug effflux MFS transporter, producing the protein MTELPSGTQAAQTAEYPTHPPERRFLDRSTPPHILTLIALSASAALAMNIFLPSLPAMAEHFDTEYRVMQLSVALYLGVNAVLQLFVGAISDRIGRRPVLLAGIAIFCLATIGCIFATNIVMFLVFRMCQAAIVTALVLSRAVVRDMVPEAQAASMIGYVTMGMAVAPMVGPAIGGALASVFGWQAGFWALFLIGGLTLWLTWTDLGETAPSRAGTTLRDELRDYPELLKSPRFWGYTLTLGLISGSFFAYLGGAPFVGDQVFGLDQAVFGLFFGAPAIGYFCGNGIAGRFSVQVGINRMVLWGTLINAGGVALNLLVTSIGYGTPYTFFGLMTCIGLGNGMAIPNATSGALSVRPHLAGTASGLSGAMMIGLGAGLSALAGALLTPGSGATPLLWLMVVTGVGAIVTILMVIRREKRLAGAL; encoded by the coding sequence ATGACCGAACTTCCCTCCGGGACGCAGGCCGCGCAGACGGCGGAGTACCCCACCCACCCGCCAGAGCGCCGGTTTCTCGACCGCAGCACGCCCCCGCATATCCTGACGCTGATCGCCCTGTCGGCCTCGGCGGCCTTGGCGATGAACATCTTCCTGCCCTCGCTGCCGGCGATGGCCGAGCATTTCGACACCGAATACCGCGTCATGCAGCTTTCGGTGGCGCTCTATCTCGGCGTCAACGCGGTGCTGCAGCTGTTCGTCGGCGCCATCTCCGACCGGATCGGGCGGCGGCCGGTGCTGCTGGCGGGCATCGCGATCTTCTGCCTCGCCACGATCGGCTGCATCTTCGCGACCAACATCGTCATGTTCCTCGTCTTCCGCATGTGCCAGGCGGCGATCGTCACCGCGCTGGTCCTGTCGCGGGCGGTGGTGCGCGACATGGTCCCCGAGGCCCAGGCCGCCTCGATGATCGGATACGTGACAATGGGCATGGCCGTGGCGCCGATGGTGGGCCCCGCGATCGGCGGCGCGCTGGCCTCGGTCTTCGGCTGGCAGGCGGGCTTCTGGGCGCTTTTCCTGATCGGCGGGCTGACGCTCTGGCTGACATGGACGGACCTTGGCGAAACCGCCCCCTCCCGCGCCGGCACCACGCTGCGCGACGAGCTGCGCGACTATCCCGAACTGCTGAAATCGCCCCGCTTCTGGGGCTACACGCTGACGCTCGGCCTGATCTCGGGGTCGTTCTTCGCCTATCTTGGCGGCGCGCCCTTCGTCGGCGACCAGGTCTTCGGCCTCGACCAGGCGGTCTTCGGCCTGTTCTTCGGGGCACCCGCCATCGGCTATTTCTGCGGCAATGGCATCGCCGGGCGGTTCTCCGTCCAGGTGGGGATCAACCGCATGGTCCTGTGGGGCACGCTGATCAACGCCGGCGGCGTGGCGCTCAACCTGCTGGTCACCTCGATAGGCTACGGCACGCCCTACACCTTCTTCGGCCTGATGACCTGCATCGGGCTCGGCAACGGCATGGCCATCCCCAACGCCACCTCCGGCGCCCTGTCGGTGCGCCCGCATCTTGCCGGCACGGCCAGCGGGTTGTCGGGCGCCATGATGATCGGGCTGGGCGCGGGGCTCTCGGCACTGGCAGGCGCCCTGCTGACGCCCGGCTCGGGCGCAACGCCGCTCCTGTGGCTCATGGTCGTCACCGGGGTCGGCGCGATCGTGACGATCCTGATGGTGATCCGGCGCGAGAAACGGCTGGCCGGGGCACTTTGA
- a CDS encoding helix-turn-helix domain-containing protein, with translation MSARKLYAGAKLRETRQKLALTQKDFAAKLGVSLPYLNQMENNNRPVSTTVVLALAQEFGFDVTELSTGDAERMVSDMREALADPVFTDPPPLTDLRLTASNAPALAKAFLDLHRAYRQTHERLASLDEALGREDSRMQPSPWDEVRDFFHYCDNYIDAVDRAAEHFAGADRSRPVREIAEAKLASLGITITHTDAGKLRHYDRDSRTLSLSSRAEPETRTFQMLLQIALLTQDKLLEATLDLARFQSDAARAIAKIGLANYFAGAALMPYTAILQAAQQHRHDLEILANSFGASIEQVCHRLSTLQRPGAKGVPFFFVRVDQAGTITKRHSATRLQFARFGGACPLWNVHRAFETPGRFLRQLAETPDGVRYISLARDVSKPGGSFGAPVRRFAIALGCEIKHADALVYADDLDLTNAKAFEPIGISCRICERTQCHQRSVPPLERRLQVEPDERGVLPYTVD, from the coding sequence ATGTCCGCCCGAAAACTCTATGCCGGCGCCAAGCTGCGCGAAACCCGCCAGAAACTGGCCCTGACGCAGAAGGATTTCGCCGCCAAGCTGGGCGTCTCCCTGCCCTACCTGAACCAGATGGAGAACAACAACCGGCCCGTCTCGACCACGGTCGTGCTGGCGCTGGCGCAGGAATTCGGCTTCGACGTGACCGAGCTTTCGACCGGCGATGCCGAGCGGATGGTCTCGGATATGCGCGAGGCGCTGGCCGACCCGGTCTTCACCGACCCGCCCCCGCTGACCGACCTGCGGCTCACCGCCTCGAACGCACCGGCCCTGGCCAAGGCCTTTCTCGACCTGCACCGCGCCTATCGCCAGACGCACGAGCGGCTGGCCTCGCTCGACGAGGCGCTGGGGCGCGAAGACAGCCGGATGCAACCCTCGCCCTGGGACGAGGTGCGCGACTTCTTCCACTATTGCGACAACTACATCGACGCCGTCGACCGCGCCGCCGAGCATTTCGCCGGCGCCGACCGGTCGCGCCCCGTGCGCGAAATCGCCGAGGCCAAGCTGGCCTCACTCGGCATCACCATCACCCATACCGACGCCGGCAAGCTGCGCCATTACGACCGCGACAGTCGCACGCTCTCCCTCTCCTCCCGCGCCGAACCGGAAACGCGCACCTTCCAGATGCTGCTGCAGATCGCCTTGCTCACGCAGGACAAGCTCTTGGAGGCCACGCTCGACCTCGCCCGTTTCCAGTCCGACGCGGCCCGCGCCATCGCCAAGATCGGCCTCGCCAACTACTTCGCCGGCGCAGCACTCATGCCCTACACCGCCATCCTGCAGGCCGCACAGCAGCACCGCCACGACCTCGAGATCCTCGCCAACAGCTTCGGCGCCTCGATCGAGCAGGTCTGCCACCGCCTCTCGACGCTCCAACGCCCCGGCGCCAAGGGCGTGCCCTTCTTCTTCGTCCGCGTCGACCAGGCCGGCACCATCACCAAGCGCCACTCCGCCACCCGCCTGCAATTCGCCCGCTTCGGCGGCGCCTGCCCGCTCTGGAACGTCCACCGCGCGTTCGAGACGCCGGGCCGCTTCCTGCGCCAGCTCGCCGAAACCCCCGACGGCGTGCGCTACATTTCGCTCGCCCGCGACGTCTCGAAACCCGGCGGCAGCTTCGGCGCCCCGGTCCGCCGCTTCGCCATCGCGCTCGGCTGCGAGATCAAGCATGCCGACGCGCTGGTCTATGCCGACGATCTCGACCTCACCAACGCCAAGGCGTTCGAGCCCATCGGCATCTCCTGCCGCATCTGCGAACGCACCCAGTGCCACCAGCGCTCGGTGCCACCCCTGGAACGCCGCCTCCAGGTGGAACCCGACGAGCGCGGCGTTCTGCCCTACACGGTGGATTGA
- a CDS encoding AAA family ATPase encodes MKIIFLIGPHAVGKMTVGQALEKLTGFPLFHNHTTIELVHPFVSYGTPAGRKLVNQVRELFFKAFAESDGAGYILTFVWAFSEPGEREYIESVTRLFEEAGAELCWVELEAGIETRLERNRTENRLLHKPSKRDLAFSERNVAASHEKYRLNSLPGEMPEENYLRIDNTDLSAEEVAQMIFDRFVAPAPSPDKSPPQSTV; translated from the coding sequence ATGAAGATCATCTTCCTCATAGGGCCCCATGCGGTGGGCAAGATGACCGTCGGCCAGGCGCTGGAGAAGCTGACCGGCTTTCCGCTGTTCCACAACCACACGACGATCGAGCTGGTGCATCCGTTCGTGAGCTATGGCACGCCCGCCGGGCGCAAGCTGGTGAACCAGGTGCGCGAGCTGTTTTTCAAGGCCTTCGCCGAGAGTGACGGCGCGGGGTATATCCTGACCTTCGTCTGGGCCTTCAGCGAACCGGGGGAGCGGGAGTATATCGAGAGCGTTACGCGGCTGTTCGAGGAGGCAGGCGCCGAGCTTTGCTGGGTCGAGCTGGAGGCGGGGATCGAGACGCGGCTGGAGCGGAACCGGACGGAGAACCGGCTGCTGCACAAGCCGTCGAAGCGGGACCTGGCGTTTTCCGAGCGGAACGTGGCGGCGAGCCATGAGAAATACCGGCTGAATTCCCTGCCCGGCGAGATGCCCGAGGAGAATTACCTGCGGATCGACAATACCGACCTGTCGGCGGAGGAGGTGGCGCAGATGATCTTTGACCGGTTCGTCGCGCCCGCTCCGTCGCCCGATAAGTCGCCCCCTCAATCCACCGTGTAG
- a CDS encoding YdcH family protein: protein MSHTPHELHEEFPEHAAKITSLKSEDTHFARLADEYHEVNRAVHRAETNVAPVEELAEVELRKKRAHLKDEIYRILSA from the coding sequence ATGTCCCACACACCCCACGAGCTGCACGAGGAATTCCCCGAGCACGCGGCGAAGATCACCAGCCTGAAATCGGAAGATACCCATTTCGCCCGGCTGGCGGACGAATATCACGAGGTCAATCGCGCGGTGCACCGGGCCGAGACCAATGTCGCCCCGGTCGAGGAGCTGGCCGAGGTGGAGCTGCGCAAGAAACGGGCGCATCTGAAGGACGAGATCTACCGGATCCTGTCGGCCTGA